One Polynucleobacter sp. MG-5-Ahmo-C2 genomic window carries:
- the mog gene encoding molybdopterin adenylyltransferase codes for MKHTEDQSRSTPNEVKIGLISISDRASKGVYQDEGIPALQTWLINALTNPCVFHERLIADESEAITETIVELVDEMGCDLVLTTGGTGPSRRDVTPEATLEAGTREMPGFGEQMRQISLKFVPTAILSRQVAVLREIEDHAALVINLPGQPKAIAETLEGLKDENGKSIVPGIFAAVPYCIDLIGGPYIETHEEVIKVFRPKSALKK; via the coding sequence ATGAAGCATACAGAAGACCAAAGCCGTAGCACTCCAAATGAAGTCAAAATTGGCCTGATATCAATATCTGATCGGGCCAGTAAGGGTGTATACCAAGACGAGGGGATCCCAGCCCTGCAGACTTGGTTAATAAATGCCCTGACCAATCCCTGTGTTTTCCATGAACGCTTAATTGCCGATGAGTCTGAAGCCATTACTGAAACCATCGTCGAATTAGTCGATGAAATGGGATGCGATCTAGTGCTCACCACTGGCGGCACAGGCCCCTCACGCAGAGACGTCACCCCTGAGGCAACCCTTGAGGCTGGAACGCGTGAAATGCCTGGCTTTGGCGAGCAAATGCGTCAAATTAGTCTCAAGTTTGTTCCAACGGCGATTTTGTCCAGACAAGTTGCCGTTCTCAGAGAGATTGAAGACCATGCTGCGCTCGTCATCAATCTGCCTGGCCAACCAAAAGCAATTGCCGAAACCCTCGAAGGGCTAAAAGATGAGAATGGTAAATCTATCGTGCCCGGCATCTTTGCAGCAGTTCCTTACTGCATTGATTTAATTGGTGGGCCTTATATAGAGACCCACGAAGAGGTCATCAAAGTCTTTAGACCCAAGAGCGCCCTCAAGAAATAA
- the orn gene encoding oligoribonuclease: MSEQTNTAENKAPPANEHLIWVDMEMSGLNPETERILEIAIIVTDAHLNTIATAPVWVVHQEDAVLDGMDAWNKGTHGRSGLIDKVKASTLDEATVEVECIAFLKKYIKAGIAPMCGNTIGQDRRFMAKYMPKLEAYFHYRNVDVSTLKELCKRWHPELVKGFTKQQAHTALADIEESIEELKYYRDKFIVPLPQ, encoded by the coding sequence ATGAGCGAACAAACGAACACGGCTGAGAATAAGGCGCCGCCCGCCAATGAACACCTTATTTGGGTGGATATGGAGATGTCGGGTCTAAACCCGGAAACCGAGCGAATTTTGGAGATTGCCATTATCGTAACGGACGCCCACCTCAACACCATTGCTACAGCCCCGGTCTGGGTAGTTCATCAAGAAGATGCCGTTTTAGATGGGATGGATGCTTGGAATAAAGGCACTCATGGACGCTCCGGTCTGATTGATAAGGTCAAAGCATCGACCTTGGATGAGGCAACCGTCGAAGTGGAGTGTATTGCCTTTTTAAAGAAATATATCAAGGCAGGTATTGCGCCAATGTGTGGCAATACGATTGGTCAAGATCGCCGCTTTATGGCGAAGTACATGCCGAAGTTAGAGGCCTACTTTCATTATCGCAATGTAGATGTCTCGACTCTTAAAGAGTTATGCAAGCGTTGGCATCCAGAGTTGGTAAAAGGTTTTACTAAACAGCAGGCACATACCGCTTTGGCTGATATCGAAGAGTCGATTGAAGAGCTTAAGTACTACCGCGACAAATTTATCGTCCCATTACCTCAGTAA
- the rsgA gene encoding ribosome small subunit-dependent GTPase A has protein sequence MEQFHALLTASYGRHYLAQRLVIDAQGNESPQGPLIQVSTPAKQHIGAVGDRMLLEMTSADQARIIQIEPRVNILYRSDAFKSKIIASNVDQILVVLATQPAFSPDLLGRAVVAAEANQIGLHILLNKCDLKDNLEHARKIIAPYARMGYPVSEVSAKFDATSINALQSALCGKVSVFVGQSGMGKSSLLNAWVPNAAALTQEYSVRLDTGKHTTTACRYFELPETWGRDESGKLGALIDSPGFQEFGLAHMSVSELQHAFREFRSLLGKCRFHNCAHQSEPDCAVRDAVNRNEIASERLALFRQLRSDSKTADTQIQGISQAKERWSALAIKPSKR, from the coding sequence ATGGAACAATTCCACGCGCTGCTGACAGCTTCTTATGGAAGGCATTATTTAGCGCAGCGTTTAGTGATAGATGCCCAAGGGAATGAATCACCCCAAGGACCATTAATTCAAGTGAGCACACCCGCCAAGCAGCACATTGGCGCAGTTGGCGATCGGATGCTCCTAGAAATGACGTCCGCGGATCAAGCGCGCATTATTCAGATTGAGCCACGTGTCAATATTTTGTATCGCTCTGATGCATTTAAAAGCAAAATTATTGCCTCTAATGTAGACCAAATTTTGGTAGTGCTGGCAACACAACCAGCGTTCTCGCCCGACCTCTTAGGCAGAGCAGTGGTGGCTGCAGAAGCCAATCAAATTGGCTTGCACATTCTGTTAAATAAATGCGACCTCAAAGACAACTTGGAACATGCTCGCAAAATCATCGCTCCCTACGCGCGCATGGGCTACCCAGTGAGCGAGGTATCTGCTAAGTTTGATGCCACATCCATTAATGCACTCCAATCGGCACTATGTGGCAAGGTCTCCGTCTTTGTGGGTCAATCTGGCATGGGAAAATCTAGCCTCCTCAATGCCTGGGTTCCGAACGCTGCCGCCCTCACCCAAGAATATTCAGTACGTTTAGATACCGGTAAGCACACCACTACTGCTTGCCGTTATTTTGAATTACCTGAAACCTGGGGTAGAGATGAATCTGGCAAACTGGGTGCGCTCATTGATTCACCAGGTTTTCAGGAGTTTGGTTTAGCCCATATGTCGGTAAGCGAATTGCAACACGCCTTTAGAGAATTTAGGAGCTTACTTGGTAAGTGTCGCTTTCACAATTGTGCACATCAATCAGAACCAGATTGCGCAGTTCGTGATGCAGTAAACAGAAATGAAATAGCGTCAGAAAGACTAGCGCTATTTAGACAGCTGCGTTCTGACTCAAAGACGGCAGATACGCAAATTCAGGGAATCAGCCAAGCCAAAGAGCGATGGTCAGCATTAGCAATAAAGCCATCCAAGCGATGA
- a CDS encoding M48 family metallopeptidase — protein sequence MTFTIIFLIAFIASFGLRHWLSQRQIRYVSQHRDEVPAEFTEKVSLAEHQKAADYTIAKLRLGILENGVSAIILIAFTLLGGLQIVNMALLQLLGEGIAQQIALLTSIVLISGVIDLPFSWYKQFHLEERFGFNRMGKKLFFSDMIKGLGVGGAIGIPLLWVILTLMAQAGDLWWLWAWGVLTAFSLLMQWIFPTFIAPIFNKFQALEDGPLKTQIEALLQRCDFASQGLFVMDGSKRSAHGNAFFAGMGKAKRIVFFDTLIEKLDPGEVEAVLAHELGHFKRNHIRKRLLVSFALSFGMFALLGWISAKIWFYTDLGVMPNLNGYNGGLALALFMLVSPVFSFFFTPLASLASRKHEYEADGFAAEKSSAKDLISALVKLYQDNASTLTPDPIYTAFYSSHPPAPLRIANLQRLS from the coding sequence ATGACATTCACAATTATTTTTCTGATCGCCTTTATCGCCAGCTTTGGCCTACGCCACTGGCTTTCCCAACGCCAAATTCGCTATGTATCTCAGCACCGCGATGAGGTCCCAGCTGAATTTACCGAAAAAGTGAGCTTGGCCGAGCATCAAAAAGCGGCTGACTACACCATCGCTAAATTACGCCTCGGTATTTTAGAAAACGGTGTCAGCGCCATCATTTTAATTGCCTTTACTTTGCTAGGCGGACTGCAGATCGTCAATATGGCGTTGCTGCAATTATTGGGCGAAGGTATTGCCCAGCAAATCGCCTTGCTAACTTCCATCGTGCTTATCTCCGGGGTGATTGACTTGCCATTCTCTTGGTACAAACAGTTCCATCTAGAAGAGCGCTTTGGCTTTAATCGCATGGGTAAGAAACTTTTCTTTAGCGACATGATCAAGGGGCTAGGCGTAGGCGGTGCCATTGGCATCCCACTACTTTGGGTAATTCTGACTCTCATGGCTCAAGCCGGCGACCTTTGGTGGCTTTGGGCTTGGGGCGTATTAACTGCATTCAGTTTATTAATGCAGTGGATCTTCCCTACATTCATTGCACCCATCTTTAATAAGTTTCAAGCTCTAGAGGATGGTCCTTTAAAAACCCAAATCGAGGCACTTTTGCAGCGCTGCGACTTTGCAAGCCAAGGATTGTTTGTCATGGATGGCAGCAAGCGTAGCGCTCATGGCAATGCATTCTTTGCCGGTATGGGTAAAGCCAAGCGCATTGTGTTCTTTGATACCCTCATTGAAAAACTGGACCCAGGCGAAGTAGAGGCTGTGCTTGCCCATGAGTTAGGTCACTTCAAACGCAACCATATTCGTAAGCGTCTCTTAGTTTCTTTCGCCCTAAGCTTTGGTATGTTTGCCCTACTAGGTTGGATTAGTGCGAAGATCTGGTTCTATACCGATCTGGGTGTCATGCCCAACCTCAATGGCTATAACGGCGGCCTGGCACTAGCACTCTTTATGCTGGTATCGCCGGTATTTAGCTTCTTCTTTACGCCGCTTGCCAGCCTAGCTTCCCGTAAACATGAATACGAAGCTGATGGCTTTGCGGCTGAAAAGTCTTCGGCCAAAGACCTGATTTCTGCATTAGTGAAGTTATATCAAGACAATGCATCAACCCTAACACCTGATCCAATCTACACCGCCTTTTATAGCTCGCACCCACCCGCTCCACTGCGGATTGCTAACTTACAACGTCTGAGTTAA
- a CDS encoding CobD/CbiB family protein has protein sequence MTFFSILFALIAEQYRPVTSSHWIVRMSTRWLDWVAGEFGGKTEEGASPIGARLACLVAFILPTFLVFLVYVACMVTYPILGFLWNVVIAYLFFGFRQFSHSFTLVHEAIEAHDLPAARAKLGEWYGPELDTSELTETQVISLALERAIIGSHRHVFGVLFWFMMPMGPAGVVLYRLADIAAQRWSERGDFSLSEAARHFFYVLDWIPARITAMGFAIVGNFEGAVYAWRYLTLKWADSLSAVILAAGGGALGVRLGEPLSEPDSDEALRMAEAGEPLIYEVALEPTERTMRSAVGLVWRLVIAWMALLLMLTIALWLG, from the coding sequence ATGACTTTCTTTTCTATTCTCTTCGCCCTGATTGCTGAGCAATATCGCCCAGTAACCTCAAGCCATTGGATTGTGCGCATGAGCACCCGTTGGTTAGATTGGGTTGCTGGAGAGTTCGGCGGCAAGACTGAGGAGGGCGCAAGCCCAATTGGCGCTCGGTTGGCCTGTTTGGTCGCCTTTATTCTGCCGACCTTTTTAGTGTTCTTGGTGTATGTCGCCTGTATGGTGACGTACCCAATTTTAGGTTTCTTGTGGAACGTTGTCATTGCCTACTTGTTTTTTGGCTTCCGTCAATTCAGTCATTCGTTCACGCTCGTTCATGAAGCAATCGAAGCGCATGACTTGCCGGCAGCACGTGCTAAATTAGGTGAGTGGTATGGTCCAGAATTAGATACTTCTGAGTTGACAGAAACTCAAGTGATTTCTTTGGCGCTTGAACGTGCCATCATTGGTTCGCATCGTCATGTGTTTGGGGTGTTATTTTGGTTCATGATGCCCATGGGTCCTGCAGGAGTTGTGTTGTATCGTTTGGCAGATATTGCGGCACAGCGTTGGTCTGAGCGCGGCGACTTTAGCCTGAGTGAGGCGGCACGCCATTTCTTCTACGTACTCGATTGGATTCCGGCTCGCATTACTGCTATGGGCTTTGCGATTGTTGGTAATTTCGAAGGTGCAGTTTATGCCTGGCGTTACCTCACGCTAAAATGGGCCGACTCTTTATCGGCAGTGATTTTAGCTGCAGGCGGCGGTGCATTAGGCGTTCGTTTAGGGGAGCCTTTAAGTGAGCCTGATAGCGATGAAGCTTTGCGCATGGCAGAAGCCGGTGAGCCGCTGATCTATGAAGTAGCCCTTGAGCCAACCGAGCGTACGATGCGTTCTGCAGTAGGTTTGGTGTGGCGCTTGGTCATCGCTTGGATGGCTTTATTGCTAATGCTGACCATCGCTCTTTGGCTTGGCTGA
- a CDS encoding CoA pyrophosphatase — protein MPKTSKPEEDAINVAAPPGFDAQAIPIHEICINDKKVSPKFLEPAALKARLQNPPAWQPEITDENRHVIAADIIARRQAVGKVTKAAVLIPLLLKEEGLSVLLTQRTNHLRDHAGQISFPGGRMDPEDQTPNDTALRESEEEIGLDPKRVEIIGHLPQYLTVSGYSVTPVVGLVQAQAEYVLDEFEVADVFEVPLSFLLDPGNHQVRLWQSEQGGRRFYSMPYENRFIWGATAGMLRNLYHLLKV, from the coding sequence ATGCCTAAGACCTCTAAACCTGAAGAAGACGCAATTAATGTTGCTGCGCCTCCGGGATTTGATGCACAAGCAATTCCGATTCATGAGATATGCATTAATGATAAAAAAGTATCTCCAAAGTTTTTAGAGCCTGCAGCTCTGAAGGCTCGCCTGCAAAATCCACCAGCATGGCAGCCGGAGATCACTGATGAAAACCGCCACGTGATTGCGGCAGACATTATTGCAAGACGCCAGGCAGTCGGCAAAGTGACCAAAGCAGCGGTGTTAATTCCACTCTTGCTCAAAGAAGAAGGCCTATCGGTTCTACTCACCCAGCGGACGAATCATTTACGTGATCATGCAGGGCAAATTAGCTTTCCTGGGGGTCGCATGGATCCGGAAGATCAAACGCCAAATGACACTGCCTTGCGTGAGAGCGAAGAGGAAATTGGCTTAGATCCTAAGCGGGTCGAGATTATTGGCCATTTACCTCAATATTTAACTGTTTCTGGCTATAGCGTTACTCCGGTAGTAGGATTAGTGCAGGCTCAGGCAGAATATGTCTTGGATGAATTTGAAGTGGCAGATGTTTTTGAGGTGCCCTTAAGTTTTTTATTAGACCCAGGGAACCATCAGGTCAGGTTGTGGCAAAGTGAGCAGGGCGGGCGTCGTTTTTATTCAATGCCTTATGAGAACCGCTTTATTTGGGGTGCTACTGCGGGAATGTTGCGTAACCTTTATCATTTATTAAAAGTATGA
- the pmbA gene encoding metalloprotease PmbA, with amino-acid sequence MFTYSSSQFQEIVDFMLQEAKRRGASDAVAEVSEGQGLSVTVRKGEVETIEQSLDKQVGVTVFLGHHRGNASTSDFSKASLKATVDAAYHIAQHTAEDSCAGPAERALLEKNPRDLDLFHPWNIDAAHAVEIARTAEGAAFSVSKQIQNSDGASVSAHHAHFMMGTSHGFMGGYPFSRHYISCAPIASEGGKQSNMQRDDWYSSSRIPEELADPALIGQYAARRALSRLKARSLTTRRCPVIFEAPLAAGLLGGLVQAVSGGALYRRSSFLLDSLGKQVLPKHVSLFENPHLKAMTGSAPFDEEGVKTAARTVVDKGILEGYFLSTYSARKLGMKTTGNAGGSHHLTLQSKKTPKGGLPALLKEMGTGLLVTELMGQGVNYVTGDYSRGAFGYWVENGEIQYPVEEVTIAGNLRDMLLDIAMIGSDTLIRGTKETGSILIGSMTVGGK; translated from the coding sequence ATGTTTACATATTCATCCAGCCAGTTTCAAGAAATCGTTGATTTCATGCTTCAAGAAGCCAAAAGAAGAGGGGCTTCTGACGCGGTCGCCGAGGTTTCTGAGGGTCAAGGCCTATCCGTAACAGTTCGTAAGGGCGAGGTTGAAACCATCGAACAAAGCCTAGATAAGCAGGTAGGTGTTACCGTGTTTTTGGGGCATCACCGCGGCAACGCCAGCACGAGTGATTTTTCTAAAGCCTCTTTGAAGGCAACGGTAGATGCTGCGTATCACATCGCACAACATACAGCTGAGGATAGTTGTGCGGGACCGGCAGAGCGTGCGCTCTTAGAAAAAAATCCTCGTGATTTAGATTTATTTCATCCATGGAATATTGATGCGGCACATGCAGTAGAGATTGCCCGCACTGCAGAGGGAGCAGCATTTTCAGTTAGTAAGCAAATTCAAAATAGTGATGGTGCTTCTGTATCTGCGCATCACGCGCATTTCATGATGGGTACTTCACATGGTTTTATGGGCGGCTACCCATTTTCTCGCCACTACATTTCATGTGCGCCCATCGCAAGCGAGGGTGGTAAGCAATCCAATATGCAGCGGGATGATTGGTATTCCAGCTCCCGGATTCCGGAGGAATTGGCTGACCCTGCACTCATTGGCCAATACGCAGCGCGACGTGCGCTCTCACGCTTAAAAGCCAGATCTTTGACAACGCGTCGTTGCCCCGTCATTTTTGAAGCCCCTTTGGCAGCAGGCCTTTTAGGCGGCTTAGTACAGGCTGTCTCTGGTGGCGCACTTTATCGACGCTCGAGCTTTTTACTGGATAGCCTTGGTAAGCAGGTGTTGCCTAAGCATGTCAGCCTTTTCGAAAACCCGCACTTAAAAGCAATGACCGGTAGTGCACCCTTTGATGAAGAGGGCGTGAAGACTGCCGCAAGAACTGTTGTGGATAAGGGAATTTTAGAGGGATACTTCCTGTCCACTTACTCAGCGCGTAAATTAGGTATGAAGACTACTGGTAACGCTGGTGGCTCACATCACCTCACGCTTCAGAGTAAGAAAACACCCAAAGGTGGCTTACCAGCATTGCTAAAAGAGATGGGTACTGGTCTCCTGGTAACGGAGTTGATGGGTCAGGGCGTGAACTATGTCACCGGCGATTATTCACGGGGTGCTTTTGGTTACTGGGTTGAGAATGGTGAAATCCAATATCCAGTGGAAGAGGTAACGATTGCAGGCAACCTGCGCGATATGCTGTTAGATATCGCCATGATTGGTAGTGATACCTTGATACGAGGTACTAAAGAAACCGGCTCTATTTTGATTGGCTCCATGACAGTTGGCGGGAAATAA